The region GGTGGGATATGTTTACGTTCTTTCGGCGATGCCTGTTCCCGCTCTTGCAACAGGCGAGCAATCACCTGCACGGTTTTACCGAGTCCCATATCATCGGCGAGACAACCATTCAGACCCAGTTGTTCGAGGTACTGCATCCAAGCCACCCCGCGCTGCTGATATTCCCGCAATTTACCGGCAAAGTTTTTTGGGTCATCCACGGGCTGAAACCGTTGCGAATCAGCGAGCTTTGCCAACATTTCGGACAACGCATCTTGACGATCGCACTCCACCGCCAAATCGTCATCCTCACTAGTGAGCTTCAGAAAATCGAGCAAACTCAGTTCCGGATTTTCTTGTTGATGCGTTTTCCAGAACGTCAACATTTGCTGCATCTTCGCTTGATCGAGTTCAATCCATTGCCCCCGAAACTGCACCAGCGGGGTCTTGGCATTGACCAATTGTTGCCATTCTTGCTCAGTTACTGAAGTATCACCGATCGCCAGTTGATACTTGTACTGCACCAAAGTCTCAAAGGAAAAATAGCTCTTGCTTTTGTCATTGCCGCCAGATGATGTACTTTTGGCCTTGAGTTTGACTTTGGCTCGCTGCCGACCTTGGGGCGTCCACCAGGCCGGTACAATCACTTTATAGCCAGCGTTTTCTAAGATCCAGGCTGATTCTTTGAGGAAGTCAAATGCGGCATCCAGACTCAGTGTAATGCCGATCGGTTGGTCGGTATCGAGTCCTGGCCAGAGGGCTGGATAAATCCGGGCGGCATAGCCCAAGTTCATTAGTAAATGTTGCTCAAAATCCTCACCCATTTGCTGTTTAACTTGTTTGCGCGGCTGGGGTCGCATGCGCCAATAATCATCCAGCGGTAGCTTGAGCGATGGATCTTGACGCGGCGCAACTTGAAACTGAATTTGCCAAGGTGCATCCGGCTGTTCTGGATCTTGCAGATGAAAATATAAATGGAATGATTGGGTGGTTTGGGTGCGGACAATGCGATCGCGCCAGGCTTGCCACTGTTGGTATTGCTCTAAGGTAATCGGCTGTGTTTGAGGGGTTGAGTTGAGGCATTGCTCGATGAGCGAGCTCTCAATACCCTTCTCAAATGCTTTGGTGGTATAGGTATGGGTGACAATATCGTGGAGCAAGCATTCGGAAAAATGACGGAGCAGGTCGGTGCGATCATAGAATTTCGGTGTGGCGTCTGGTTCAGCGAATCCCGCCGTACAAATCCGGGGCATATAATCTGCATATTGCTCCAGGACGCTGGCATACTCTTCGCCAATGAGCTCCCATGCAGGATAAATCTCAAACTTCGGCTTGGCCTTAGTTTTACGCGTCGTGGTTTTGCGTTTTGATTTCGATGCTTTCGGGGATACCAGCGCCCGATATTTCAAGGCAGGAATATATTGATCTTTCAAAATAATTCGCTTTAATGCCTGGGTGAAATGCCACCAGAACATTAAATCGGAGCCAAGCTGAATCTCGCTCAAATTATGTTGAGTGATGAAATGCAAGTCATTCAGCAGCGTAATCACCGCATTCGCCGGAGACTCGCTATAGCTTCCCGTTTTCGTCAAGGCGAGGGTTGGATAGCAATCGACCTGCCAGTATTGAAACTCAAAGGATTCTGGTAGTTCAGTTTCTAAGTAACGCGACAACTCCATGGAAGGGAGTGGCTGATTGTCAATGCTGGGGAGTAGGAAATAGGATTGTTCGATCAAATCAGCTAATGGTCGATAATCCGGCTTAATGCCCAATTCACTAGTGAGTAATGTCGCTAGGTCATCCTGGGGCAATTGGTATGGATGTCGCAGACTATTTTTGCGAAACTTCTGCCGTTCGTCAGTTTCAACCCATAGATAGAATTTACCCGATCGGACAAATCCCGTTGCTGACGCTGGAATCCAGGTACCGTGAAGAATTTGCATGATCAACCATCGTCGCCATCCAGCCGGATTGATTTTTCAACTATTTTCAGACTAGCGCCACCATCAGTAAAATGCAATAGCGACAGATGTTCCAGCTATATGTACCATCCATTCGTCGATGACGGGCCCGAACCACTGATTCGATCGGGGATGTTAAAATACGACATCATTCCCTTCGCTGAGATGCGCCCATAAAGCTAGACGTTGAGGTATACGGGCCGGCCAAAATTAAGATAAAAAGTTCTCATTCCAAGGCTATACTCTGACATCCAAGGACCGTAGGGATATGCTTAAACTGCAAGAGAAGTGTGGATGCATGTTACCGCTCTCATTTTACCTTGGATACAACCCGTATATGTAGTGAAATAGCCTGATAA is a window of Romeriopsis navalis LEGE 11480 DNA encoding:
- a CDS encoding DEAD/DEAH box helicase, whose product is MQILHGTWIPASATGFVRSGKFYLWVETDERQKFRKNSLRHPYQLPQDDLATLLTSELGIKPDYRPLADLIEQSYFLLPSIDNQPLPSMELSRYLETELPESFEFQYWQVDCYPTLALTKTGSYSESPANAVITLLNDLHFITQHNLSEIQLGSDLMFWWHFTQALKRIILKDQYIPALKYRALVSPKASKSKRKTTTRKTKAKPKFEIYPAWELIGEEYASVLEQYADYMPRICTAGFAEPDATPKFYDRTDLLRHFSECLLHDIVTHTYTTKAFEKGIESSLIEQCLNSTPQTQPITLEQYQQWQAWRDRIVRTQTTQSFHLYFHLQDPEQPDAPWQIQFQVAPRQDPSLKLPLDDYWRMRPQPRKQVKQQMGEDFEQHLLMNLGYAARIYPALWPGLDTDQPIGITLSLDAAFDFLKESAWILENAGYKVIVPAWWTPQGRQRAKVKLKAKSTSSGGNDKSKSYFSFETLVQYKYQLAIGDTSVTEQEWQQLVNAKTPLVQFRGQWIELDQAKMQQMLTFWKTHQQENPELSLLDFLKLTSEDDDLAVECDRQDALSEMLAKLADSQRFQPVDDPKNFAGKLREYQQRGVAWMQYLEQLGLNGCLADDMGLGKTVQVIARLLQEREQASPKERKHIPPTLLIAPTSVLGNWFHEIAKFAPQIKAAVHHGSDRASDAKAFKKACREHDILITSFALARKDAKLFNDIQWHRIVLDEAQNIKNPKAALTKAILKLDAPHRLALTGTPIENRLLDLWSIFNFLNPGYLGTQAQFRRSFELPIQKNNSLRQSATLKKLVEPFILRRMKTDQSIIKDLPDKVEQKLFCNLTKEQASLYAAVVKDVEKQLQEVEGIQRKGLILATLLKLKQVCNHPMQFLQDGSEFTPGRSHKLTRLTEMVEEAMESGESLLVFTQFTELGAALEKYLRQACRYNTYYLHGGTSRKKREAMITEFQNPETEPSVFILSLKAGGVGITLTQANHVFHFDRWWNPSVEDQATDRAFRIGQKKNVFVHKFVTIGTLEERIDKMIEDKKKLAGSIVGADESWLTELDNTAFRKLISLNQTAIME